One stretch of Chitinophaga pendula DNA includes these proteins:
- a CDS encoding cysteine peptidase family C39 domain-containing protein, with protein MYWTALKQRYLFPFYKQLHNKDCGPACIRMIARYYGRKFHPDYLNGISQLTEQGASLHNIDKAAQQLGFLTISGATTIRQLTDTIPLPCILHWTASHFVVLYKINAKKGKYYLADPARGKHIVDNNTLRQNWLYDEEKGYLLLLSPSEKFYTHIANT; from the coding sequence ATGTATTGGACAGCATTAAAACAACGGTATCTTTTCCCTTTTTACAAACAGCTGCATAACAAGGATTGTGGCCCTGCCTGCATCCGCATGATCGCCAGGTATTATGGCCGCAAATTCCACCCTGATTATCTCAACGGGATTTCACAGCTCACCGAACAAGGTGCCAGCCTGCATAATATCGATAAAGCAGCCCAACAACTGGGATTTCTTACCATCAGTGGCGCTACCACCATCCGGCAACTTACAGATACTATACCCCTGCCTTGTATCTTACATTGGACAGCATCCCATTTTGTGGTCTTATATAAGATAAATGCAAAAAAAGGGAAATACTATCTGGCAGACCCCGCTCGTGGTAAACATATAGTTGATAACAACACCCTCAGGCAAAACTGGCTGTATGACGAAGAGAAAGGATATCTGCTGCTATTGTCCCCTTCAGAAAAATTCTATACGCACATCGCGAATACCTAG
- a CDS encoding sensor histidine kinase: protein MTVALIVAAVAGTIIIFLVQSLLPSAPAFRWANGSDTYLLNILIVLVTGLPIYMSEEWKGQLNSRMLVQQYRVLQLEQQQTLFELELLRAKINSHFLYNIHNTIAGLITEAPSKAESLVLLLSKFFRSTLTKDNVVFHAVHEELDILYTYLEMQQLRFGSRMTSNIHVAAITRFILMPSFILQPIVENAVKHGIEANAGDGFVHVDIQSDDTNLTFTVADSGPPFPDLPGGGVGLQLVMNKLKFLYDTNYQIVFSNTPEKHVRITIPRQPDNLACR from the coding sequence ATGACTGTAGCTCTGATAGTTGCAGCAGTAGCCGGCACTATTATTATCTTCCTGGTACAATCGCTACTTCCTTCAGCACCTGCCTTCCGGTGGGCGAACGGCAGCGATACTTATCTTTTGAATATATTGATCGTTCTGGTAACCGGACTTCCTATTTATATGAGTGAGGAGTGGAAGGGCCAGCTTAACTCCAGGATGCTGGTACAACAGTATCGTGTATTGCAACTGGAGCAGCAACAGACGCTTTTCGAGCTGGAGTTATTGCGGGCAAAGATCAATTCACATTTTCTTTACAACATACATAATACTATTGCGGGGCTTATTACTGAAGCCCCTTCCAAGGCGGAGTCTCTTGTATTGTTGTTGTCTAAATTCTTCCGGTCTACTTTAACAAAAGACAATGTTGTTTTTCATGCTGTTCATGAAGAGCTGGACATCCTTTATACTTATCTCGAAATGCAGCAGTTACGGTTTGGCAGCAGGATGACTTCTAACATCCATGTGGCTGCGATCACAAGATTTATTCTTATGCCCTCTTTTATATTACAGCCTATAGTAGAGAATGCGGTCAAACATGGTATAGAAGCAAATGCGGGAGATGGATTTGTACACGTAGACATTCAATCTGACGATACTAATCTTACTTTTACTGTAGCAGACTCAGGTCCTCCATTTCCTGATTTACCAGGGGGTGGAGTCGGCCTGCAACTGGTGATGAACAAATTAAAGTTCCTTTACGATACTAACTATCAAATTGTATTCAGCAATACTCCTGAAAAACATGTCCGAATTACCATTCCCCGGCAGCCTGACAACCTTGCTTGTAGATGA
- a CDS encoding LytR/AlgR family response regulator transcription factor → MSELPFPGSLTTLLVDDEEVAISRLKKLLQVHPEIHITGAATDGRQAITFINRHKPALVFLDIQLPGINGFDLLSALEYMPLVVFVTAYDAYAIKAFEINSLDYLLKPVVPERLAVTIKRIIAHYADNVDVLSKIKTLLTNQPSSETISTIPVKTGNKTMLVQVGDIHFLEAREKYCYIHTKSESYLTDFTLTYLQERLPAGFLRIHRSFIINKLKIQEIHKYLKGTYLLIMADVHQTRIKSAYSYSEIIKQQLLLF, encoded by the coding sequence ATGTCCGAATTACCATTCCCCGGCAGCCTGACAACCTTGCTTGTAGATGATGAAGAGGTTGCCATCAGCAGATTAAAAAAGCTCTTGCAGGTGCATCCGGAAATACATATTACCGGAGCGGCTACTGATGGAAGACAAGCTATTACCTTCATTAACCGGCATAAGCCGGCATTGGTATTTCTGGATATACAGCTGCCAGGTATTAATGGATTCGATTTGCTTTCAGCGTTGGAATATATGCCATTGGTGGTTTTTGTTACTGCTTACGATGCTTATGCGATAAAAGCGTTTGAGATAAATTCGCTGGACTATCTCCTCAAGCCAGTGGTACCGGAGCGCCTTGCGGTGACCATCAAACGTATTATTGCACATTACGCAGATAACGTTGATGTGTTGTCGAAGATAAAGACGTTACTGACTAACCAGCCGAGCAGCGAGACTATCAGTACTATCCCTGTGAAGACGGGGAATAAGACCATGCTTGTACAGGTGGGTGATATTCACTTTTTAGAGGCACGTGAAAAATATTGCTATATACATACTAAAAGCGAGTCTTACCTGACTGACTTTACACTTACTTACCTACAGGAGCGCCTTCCTGCGGGCTTCCTTCGTATACACCGGAGTTTTATCATCAATAAGCTAAAAATCCAGGAGATACATAAGTATCTGAAGGGCACTTATCTTTTGATCATGGCCGATGTGCATCAGACGCGGATCAAAAGTGCTTATTCTTATTCGGAGATCATCAAGCAACAGTTGCTATTATTCTAG